The Romeriopsis navalis LEGE 11480 genome segment GACTGGCAATTTCTACTGTCCGATCGTTACTGAAGGAATCCACCACAATCACATCGTTCTTCGACGGATCAGTCGCTTGCAGAGCCGACTCGATACAGGCCGCAATATCCAGTTCTTCGTTGTGGGTGAGGATAAAAATTGAAAACATAGGTCTAGATCACGGGTCAGGTCTATCAATCTCAAACAGCGTTCCTGCACCCAAAACCGTCAAGCTGCAATCGTTCACACTACAGTCATTGTGCCCGATCGGCCACATAAACAACGGTCGACCTCACCCAATTGGAAGATCGACCGTAGAAGTACTGATTTGCCTAATTCACAAACATCAGTCAAAGTTCGGCGCTAAAGCCGGCAAACTATCCAATCTATTTCTTCGGGGCGCGACGATTCTTCGGACCACCACTAAATAGCCCCATTTCGCTTAAGCCCACCCAGCTAATAATCAAGTAGCCAACTGACAAAATCAGGCTGCTTACTCCCGTTTTCGCATTTGACTTAAATGCTTGGTCATTCACCCGCTTTTCGGCTTCCTGCTTTTCATCACGAATCCGATTCAACAAGCGATCGCGAGCATCCTTGGCTAACGTATCAACGGCTTTGGGATTCGCCTTGATCCGCTCTAAGACTTGCTTCTGCTCTTCGAGCTGGGGCAGATTCTGCTCCGGCACCTGCTTGCTGGCGATTGCTTCTTTAGTTTGCTTGAGGCGCTCGTCCAGTTGCTTCGGATCCTTTGCTAACGCCGTTAGCATTTGCTTCTGCTGAATCAACATCGGCTCAATCTGCTTTTCCGCATCTTCCGCCCGCTTCGAAAACTCAGCCCGGGTCTGATTCGCCACCGTGGAGACATTATTAAAATGAATCGGCGTCAAGACGAGGAACAGGACTCCCAGCAAACCGGCGACTGCCAACGCAATAAAACGGAACAACTTACTGTTACGTAGAGGCATGTCCGCAACTCGCTCTAACCAATAAGCCGTCAAGACAAAAACCGAACCAATCATCGGAATGACGCCTTGGTTGACGATCTGAGTAATACCACTTCCTAACGCTGACTTATCTTGAAAATTCAACCCAGTCAGCAACAGGAGATAATCCAACAACGTTGAAAAAATCAGAATAAACCCAACTAGCTTGAGGGCAAAAGGGGCTGATGAGAAATTATTTTTTGCTTTCATCCGAATAACTCGTGAACTGACGTATGAACTGGAGGCATGAAACTAACGCAGGACGACACCCACTCATTAGCCCGATAATATCTATAGATATGGGCGGGGAATGATAAACGGTGGTGAACCAAACAATACGATAGCTCAGGGCAAAGAAAACAGCCCATTAAAGCCGAAGCTAATCGTGACCAACCAGGCAATCGATCGATCCAGCGACTGAGACCAAACAGCAACAGCAGCCAAATTATACCGATCTGAGTGACTTTGACTCGGAGTTTTTTACCCTCCTCTATTTCATTACGGCAATTCCGCCGCAAATCCGTGTCATAGCCGTGCGTGATTTCCCGGAAAACTCAGTTTACCCAAGACCGCAGAATCACGAAAAACACTTAAGCCACACACCAGCGATATCCGTATTAGTACGCGTGTCATACCCGAACGCCAAAAATTGGATTAATTTCAATTCGCTGACTGGCGTGAATTCATCGCCCAATATGACACTTCAAAAAATCACTAAACGCATTTTGGGACAGGGCATAGAAGGATTTCAGCAAACCATAAAAATCAGCCTCTTCAGTATTTTTCAAAAAATGTTAGTCAAATTTCACACATCCGTATATCTTTTACACGCAAACACCAATGCACCAATGCCCTAGCAGTCAATGTTAGTGTGGCGTTATCGGTCATTTGTTCTGCTTTTGCTGGGCACAGCGGCAACATCGTTCAGGATTGAATTATCTGTCCTTCAATTAAGATCCGGACGCACTTGCCCCTATGCACCAAAAATCAGGTAAATTGCTGATACAACGCTGGTGCATCAGTTTGCTGGACCTGTCGGATATTGCTCTACGGTAAGCTCCGGCGACATGGGTCGATTTGGTCAGTCTTAATTTTTTGTCAGTGCTGCGATCGTCATGCTAAAAAACCGTCTATTACTGAGCCTTGTCACTGGAGGTATTGGATTTGGCCTAAGTCTGCTAATTTTACGTGACTTCAAAATGGCAGCCTATACAGGGCTAATGGGCTTCGTTGCCAGCCAAGCTGGAGTGCTGGTCACCAGTAGCCAGCATGAAGAGCATTTGCGCGATCGCCGCGAGGAGTTGCGGGGACATATTCGGGCTTTGCAGCAGCGTCGGAGTAATGTCTATGAAGAACTGGCCCAGCTTCAAGCACAATGCGCCGAATTCAGTCATCGCGCCCAACAGTTACAACGATCGACAGTTGCAACGCCGGGCAATGCGGCTATCCAAAATCCCTGGACGCCAAAGCCAACCAGTACTGGGAGCAATGGGCCGAGCGCACAACGCGTGAGCTGGAACTTAACGGAGCCCCGACAATCAGCCACGGATATTGAACTCGACGAACTAACACAACGTATTCAGGCGTTATCGGCGGAAGAAGCCGCGCTACAAGCGGCAATTCAGGATGACCTCGGGGCCAAGCAAAAAGCCGAGTTACACCGTACAACCAGTGAAGCCGAACTACAACAGCTACAAGCACAGATCAGAGAACAAACGGCACTCAAGCAGACGCTGAATCAAACGATTCTGGAATTAGAGCAGCAGCAGCAGCAGCTTCAATCTCATATTCCACAGCTCCAAACCCAAATCCATGAATTAGAAGAATATCGCACAACGATCGACGCCCAAATCCAATCTCATAAGACCGCAAAACCTTCAGCGGGTGAAACCGCTCTACAAGGCGCGATCGATCAAATGCAATCGCAAATTGCGGCTTTGCGTGGGGAGTTGAGTGAGTTAGAAACCCAAATTATCGATCGGCGTAATCAAAAACAGCTCCTCGACCAAGCGATCGAAAGTCAGGCGAGTAATCAGGCAACCATCACAGCCCCGCCGCCAGCCCCGACGGACCCACCAGCCGCCAACACGCGCCTACCGGCAGTTACAACGACCACTACTCCAGCAGCACCGCCACCGCCAGCAGCCAAATCCACCACGTCCAAAGCGCCATCGAAGGCGGGTCAGAAAACCCGCACCAAGCCAGCCACAACGGCACCGCAAACCACCGACGGATTATCTACCGAATGGCGTGTATTTAAAGGAAAACTACAGCCCTATGAATTTCAAGCACTCTGCGCCATTGCCTTGGAAGAAAATCCGACCAGTGTCTTAAAGCATCTGGCTGAGAGCAACTTGACGATGCCCGAAATGCTGATTGATACGATCAATGAACAGGCACTCGATGCGATCGGAGATCTCATTTTAGAAGCTGGACGGGATGCGGCTAGCACAATCATTGCCCAGGAATACCGCGATGAAGTCGCAACGCTGATCGCCACCCATCGCTAAATCACTGGCGGACTGAACTCACCTCGTCAACGAGCCACCACCCGGAACCAATGACGCTACCACAGGTGTAAACCAGTCACACTTAAGGCGACTAACGCCGTTTCCGCCAACGATAAGCGAGTCCCGCGGTTGCCGCCAAGCCCAGGATCAAGGTTGGCTCAGGAACGCGGCGACGAGCTGATTGACCCGTTGCCCGCAAAACCCAACTGCCATAGATACTCGGCAAGGGGACCGGTGACTGGCCGCCATTGCCTGGTACAAAATTATTCGACAAATCATTAATATCGATATTGCTCGGCTGGCCATCACCGTGATTCCCGATCGCAAACCACGATCGCGCTGCCGTTGAGGCGGCGGGATCAGCAGAACGGAGATCAGCCGTCGCCGGACGTTGATCACGTTCTAAATTGCGAAACAACGCCCCTACAAAGAAGTTCTGGCCAACGGCAAGCTCAGTGGGCGCAATATTGAACGTTGTCAGCTGTAACGTATCCGGATTTTGGACAATGCCATCCGCTTGGGCTAATAG includes the following:
- a CDS encoding HpsJ family protein — encoded protein: MKAKNNFSSAPFALKLVGFILIFSTLLDYLLLLTGLNFQDKSALGSGITQIVNQGVIPMIGSVFVLTAYWLERVADMPLRNSKLFRFIALAVAGLLGVLFLVLTPIHFNNVSTVANQTRAEFSKRAEDAEKQIEPMLIQQKQMLTALAKDPKQLDERLKQTKEAIASKQVPEQNLPQLEEQKQVLERIKANPKAVDTLAKDARDRLLNRIRDEKQEAEKRVNDQAFKSNAKTGVSSLILSVGYLIISWVGLSEMGLFSGGPKNRRAPKK
- a CDS encoding tellurite resistance TerB C-terminal domain-containing protein → MLKNRLLLSLVTGGIGFGLSLLILRDFKMAAYTGLMGFVASQAGVLVTSSQHEEHLRDRREELRGHIRALQQRRSNVYEELAQLQAQCAEFSHRAQQLQRSTVATPGNAAIQNPWTPKPTSTGSNGPSAQRVSWNLTEPRQSATDIELDELTQRIQALSAEEAALQAAIQDDLGAKQKAELHRTTSEAELQQLQAQIREQTALKQTLNQTILELEQQQQQLQSHIPQLQTQIHELEEYRTTIDAQIQSHKTAKPSAGETALQGAIDQMQSQIAALRGELSELETQIIDRRNQKQLLDQAIESQASNQATITAPPPAPTDPPAANTRLPAVTTTTTPAAPPPPAAKSTTSKAPSKAGQKTRTKPATTAPQTTDGLSTEWRVFKGKLQPYEFQALCAIALEENPTSVLKHLAESNLTMPEMLIDTINEQALDAIGDLILEAGRDAASTIIAQEYRDEVATLIATHR
- a CDS encoding PEP-CTERM sorting domain-containing protein (PEP-CTERM proteins occur, often in large numbers, in the proteomes of bacteria that also encode an exosortase, a predicted intramembrane cysteine proteinase. The presence of a PEP-CTERM domain at a protein's C-terminus predicts cleavage within the sorting domain, followed by covalent anchoring to some some component of the (usually Gram-negative) cell surface. Many PEP-CTERM proteins exhibit an unusual sequence composition that includes large numbers of potential glycosylation sites. Expression of one such protein has been shown restore the ability of a bacterium to form floc, a type of biofilm.), with product MMRWLIDPLKPLALICTGSVLSVLVVDAPSHAVVLYQNDSLDSTGENRLFPVGLQPTQPDYTGQIVGDLMWLNTYTVQTGGEVLDSISLTFGGQPQTDGSAPSGLADWQTNPYPVTALLYGDPNNDGNPIDAQLLAQADGIVQNPDTLQLTTFNIAPTELAVGQNFFVGALFRNLERDQRPATADLRSADPAASTAARSWFAIGNHGDGQPSNIDINDLSNNFVPGNGGQSPVPLPSIYGSWVLRATGQSARRRVPEPTLILGLAATAGLAYRWRKRR